Genomic DNA from Leptospira hartskeerlii:
ACGAAGCTAGACAAGAAATCAAAGCGTCATTATATCAAAAGATAAATTGTCCGAATATAGATAGCTTTCTTATTCCGTTTACTGGCTTAACGATTCTGGCTGGGGAAAAATATTCGGGTTGTTTTCCGTTAGGTGATATTATAGGTCAAGAATGCGCAGGATCCACAGACTATGATTTTCCCAAACGAAATCTTGTAAGACAATGCAAGATACTTATAGAGGCTGCATCTTGCCAAGATTTAGTCACGAAAACTAAATTCTTAGCAATAACTGGAACCTGTCAGGCAGCCCTAGGATGGGATCCCGTAGTGTTGTTCTTTTCTGGGGCATTCTGAAAAATAAAAGAGATCTAAAAAATCATTCCGCGTTCAATAGAGTCAGTGCGATCTCTTTGGAGCAATCGTAAGCCTCTATATCTAATACGAAGTCGTCTCCGGAAGTAATATTAGTTAGGATCTCAGTCCCGCTACTTCTCAGTTCGCCGGTGATTACATGATCTAATTGCATGTATTCAACATTACCGATCCCGAAAGTATACCCGTGTTCGGTAAGTATGATCATTTTGTTCGACTTCTCATTGATGCCGGCAATCCTTCCCTTCATTATTCCTCCCTAATGAAACTAGATAAGAGTGATTAGTAATGTAGACGGAACTTATAAAAAATCCCTACACTATGTCTTACAAATTCAAAAAAATTTGCAAAAAATATTAAGATAAGTGTTAAGAAGCCGACCTAAGGTCATGAGTCTCTTGAGTAATAGATCGACTTTTTTAGTGAATCCTGACTATTATACATTGTAAGTATGTCAGCCTCAGATATTCCCCAAAAGACTTGGCCTTCTCCTGAGATCGTTTCCGATCTTGCGGAAGTTCGTAAACATGCACCTCTAACTCATGTGCTCACAAATATCGTAGTCACAAACTGGACCGCAAATGTGCTTCTGGCAGCCGGAGCCTCTCCTGCTATGGTTATTGCGGAAGAAGAAGTTTCCGAATTTGCTGCGATCGCGAGTGGAATGCTGATTAACGTTGGGACCATCACTAGCTTTGATGCCAAATCAATGAAGTCAGCAGCAATCGCGGCCCAAAAAGCGAGGACTCCTTGGGTTTTAGATCCAGTCGCAGTAGGTGCTCTTAAATTTAGAACCGAAGTCGCAAAAGAACTTTTACAATATAAGCCTACTATCATTCGAGGAAACGCTTCCGAAATATTGGCACTTGCAGGTGCAGTAGGCGGAGGAAAAGGTGTGGATTCGACTGCTTCTTCTTTCGACGCGTTACCTCTTGCTCAGGAGCTTGCGACAAGAAGTGAGGCTGTAGTTGCAGTTAGCGGAGAAGTAGATTATATCACCGACGGTAAAGAGACTATCGCCGTTCCAGGCGGTCATATTTTTATGACCAAAGTTACAGGTGTAGGATGTTCTTTAGGAGCTTTGATTGCGTCCTTCTTAGGCGTTCAAAAAGATCCATTACGTGCTGCAGTATCTGCATCCGCTGTTTTTGCAATTGCAGGTTCGAGAGCCGCGGAAAAGTCCTCAGGCACAGGAAGTTTCGCAGTAACATTTTTAGACGAGCTGACTAATCTCGGGATCTAAAAAGTCCGCGTGGCTTATTGTCTGCTTACGGTAATAATCCTATATCACTCGCCTTTCTAACCAATTCGGCTCTGTTATGTACATTTAGTTTTTTGTATATATTCTTCACGTGATGCTGGACCGTATACTTGCTGACTTTTAGGAATTCAGCTACTCTTCCGATCGTTTTTCCTTTTACCATTTCGTCCAGGATCTGTTTCTCTTTTGGAGTGAGT
This window encodes:
- the thiM gene encoding hydroxyethylthiazole kinase, with translation MSASDIPQKTWPSPEIVSDLAEVRKHAPLTHVLTNIVVTNWTANVLLAAGASPAMVIAEEEVSEFAAIASGMLINVGTITSFDAKSMKSAAIAAQKARTPWVLDPVAVGALKFRTEVAKELLQYKPTIIRGNASEILALAGAVGGGKGVDSTASSFDALPLAQELATRSEAVVAVSGEVDYITDGKETIAVPGGHIFMTKVTGVGCSLGALIASFLGVQKDPLRAAVSASAVFAIAGSRAAEKSSGTGSFAVTFLDELTNLGI